In Streptomyces sp. P3, one DNA window encodes the following:
- a CDS encoding FtsX-like permease family protein — MNTVIPFRRGTLVAAPWVRTRLRSAPGAALALALLVAVTACLAAAFPRALERYEDAGLRHSVDQVPHLRSVVTLSAPAPLPNLPQEQREQALRPATVKRHYDSILGTVRRPLVPDPGQSSYGVATSTNQAVPEPWLPRPSGLPARVALVAQAGLADHARLSEGRPPRASGTVTATTPEVEAAVSADTARSLRIKVGSVLHVPGAGRDTLAVRITGIVEPRDREGAYWATDILLRTPVLMRVSPVDPESPRYWLGALLLPPEAAPALLGTEGRPYRYWRLAPDPHTLRHRDLGALKSALAALVSGPGLQQIRTATDPLTDADTRLDDVLDSYARLHAGVSPLIAVAAFGGGTVAAVVLALAGGLAADRRRTELALLRARGASSAGLAGRLLAETAVVAVPAGALGLAVAMRALPGARTLPAVLAALAVTVFACVALPLRAAAAHRLVRIPVLREDVTSVRPSRRRTVAELTLAAVAVGAVVTLRRQGTSGGSGDQLISAAPVLVGVIAALLLVRLYPLPLRGLAGPAGRLRGVVGHLALARAGRGSASAVLPLLALLTALTTASFGGSVLAGIGETRDHTALLAVGADARLESTVGPLPSGLAERVRRVSGVRDVAAVSIAYQAKPNDGRQAVPVVGVDPGGYAELTRRTGLGAFAEAAVRKGRGGSGAGAALPAVASPRVAEAQGSSPFPVTMEDGSSVTVRIVLVRDVTPAVPGADFLVVDRAGLGATAAEPTTLLATGPEADGRALREAAGDAVSVRLRADERARYVDSPLQSGAEHLYTAAVAAGAGYAVLALLLSLLRAAPERVALLARLRTMGLTRAQGRRLLVLESLPQALLAAAGGALTGWCAIRLLAPGMDLTAVALPPAAAPVEQSRLSTDPWSLTVPTLSVVVMTVGVAAVQAWWAGRRGAVRELRAGDTR, encoded by the coding sequence GTGAACACGGTGATCCCGTTCAGGCGTGGGACGCTCGTCGCCGCCCCGTGGGTCCGCACCCGCCTGCGGTCCGCGCCCGGTGCCGCTCTCGCCCTCGCGCTGCTGGTGGCGGTGACCGCCTGCCTGGCCGCCGCGTTCCCGCGCGCACTGGAGCGGTACGAGGACGCGGGCCTGCGCCACTCCGTCGATCAGGTGCCCCACCTCCGGAGCGTCGTCACGCTGTCCGCCCCGGCGCCGCTGCCGAACCTGCCGCAGGAACAACGCGAGCAGGCACTGCGCCCTGCCACCGTGAAGCGCCACTACGACAGCATCCTCGGCACGGTCCGGCGTCCCCTCGTCCCCGACCCGGGCCAGTCGTCGTACGGCGTGGCCACCTCCACCAACCAGGCGGTGCCCGAGCCCTGGCTGCCCCGGCCGAGCGGGCTGCCCGCCCGGGTCGCCCTCGTCGCACAGGCCGGTCTGGCCGACCACGCCCGGCTGAGCGAGGGCCGTCCGCCGCGCGCGTCCGGCACGGTCACCGCGACGACGCCCGAGGTCGAGGCGGCGGTCAGCGCGGACACCGCCAGGAGCCTGCGCATCAAGGTGGGGTCGGTCCTGCACGTCCCCGGCGCGGGACGGGACACGCTCGCCGTCCGGATCACCGGCATCGTCGAACCGCGCGACCGGGAAGGCGCCTACTGGGCGACCGACATCCTGCTGCGCACGCCCGTTCTGATGCGGGTGTCGCCCGTCGACCCGGAGTCGCCCCGGTACTGGCTCGGCGCCCTGCTGCTGCCGCCCGAGGCCGCTCCCGCGCTGCTGGGCACCGAAGGGCGACCCTACCGCTACTGGCGGCTGGCCCCCGACCCGCACACCCTGCGCCACCGTGACCTGGGCGCGCTCAAGTCCGCACTCGCCGCACTGGTGTCGGGCCCCGGTCTCCAGCAGATACGCACGGCCACCGACCCCCTCACGGACGCCGACACCCGCCTCGACGACGTTCTCGACTCCTACGCCCGCCTGCACGCCGGCGTTTCCCCGCTGATCGCGGTCGCGGCGTTCGGCGGCGGTACGGTCGCCGCCGTAGTCCTGGCGCTGGCGGGCGGTCTGGCCGCCGACCGCCGCCGCACCGAACTGGCCCTGCTGCGCGCTCGCGGCGCCTCGTCGGCCGGCCTCGCGGGCCGCCTGCTCGCGGAGACGGCGGTGGTCGCCGTCCCGGCCGGCGCGCTCGGCCTGGCCGTGGCGATGCGGGCCCTTCCCGGGGCGCGCACCCTGCCCGCCGTACTGGCCGCCCTCGCGGTCACGGTGTTCGCCTGTGTCGCCCTCCCCCTGCGCGCCGCGGCCGCCCACCGGCTCGTCCGCATTCCCGTCCTCCGCGAGGACGTGACGTCCGTACGACCGTCCCGGCGACGCACGGTCGCGGAGCTGACGCTGGCGGCGGTGGCCGTCGGCGCGGTGGTGACCCTGCGCCGGCAGGGGACGTCCGGCGGCTCCGGCGACCAGCTGATCTCGGCGGCACCCGTGCTGGTGGGAGTGATCGCCGCGCTGCTGCTGGTCCGCCTCTACCCCCTTCCGCTGCGCGGCCTGGCAGGCCCGGCCGGGCGGCTGCGTGGGGTGGTGGGCCATCTGGCCCTGGCTCGGGCCGGCCGCGGTTCCGCGTCCGCCGTACTGCCGTTGCTCGCCCTGCTCACCGCCCTGACCACGGCCTCGTTCGGCGGCTCGGTCCTGGCCGGCATCGGCGAGACCAGGGACCACACGGCGCTCCTCGCCGTCGGGGCCGACGCCCGGCTGGAGTCGACCGTCGGTCCACTGCCCTCGGGCCTGGCCGAACGGGTGCGCCGGGTCTCCGGCGTGCGGGACGTGGCCGCGGTGAGCATCGCGTACCAGGCGAAGCCGAACGACGGGCGCCAGGCAGTGCCGGTGGTGGGCGTGGATCCCGGCGGCTATGCGGAGCTGACGAGAAGGACGGGGCTCGGCGCCTTCGCCGAAGCGGCGGTGAGGAAGGGCCGGGGCGGGTCGGGGGCCGGCGCCGCGCTGCCCGCCGTGGCCTCCCCACGCGTGGCGGAAGCCCAGGGTTCGTCCCCGTTCCCCGTCACCATGGAGGACGGCAGCAGTGTCACCGTCCGCATCGTTCTCGTCCGGGACGTCACTCCGGCCGTGCCGGGCGCCGACTTCCTGGTGGTGGACCGCGCGGGCCTCGGCGCCACGGCGGCCGAGCCGACGACGCTGCTGGCGACGGGCCCGGAAGCGGACGGCCGTGCGCTGCGCGAGGCGGCCGGGGACGCGGTGTCGGTCCGGCTCCGCGCCGACGAGAGGGCCCGGTACGTCGACTCGCCCCTCCAGTCCGGAGCCGAGCACCTCTACACTGCGGCGGTGGCGGCAGGCGCCGGCTATGCCGTGCTCGCGCTGCTCCTGTCACTCCTGCGCGCCGCTCCCGAACGCGTCGCGCTGCTCGCCCGGCTCCGCACCATGGGCCTCACCCGTGCGCAGGGCCGCCGCCTGCTCGTCCTGGAGTCCCTGCCCCAGGCCCTGCTCGCCGCGGCCGGCGGTGCCCTGACCGGCTGGTGCGCGATCCGCCTGCTCGCCCCCGGCATGGACCTGACCGCGGTGGCGCTACCGCCCGCGGCCGCTCCCGTGGAGCAGAGCCGGCTGTCGACCGACCCCTGGTCGCTGACGGTGCCCACGCTGAGTGTCGTGGTGATGACGGTGGGCGTCGCCGCGGTACAGGCGTGGTGGGCGGGGAGGAGGGGAGCGGTGCGGGAGTTGAGAGCGGGTGACACCAGGTGA
- a CDS encoding ABC transporter ATP-binding protein has product MTTNPTLAELTDKATATRDRPAYGHDALITCDRLVRIFSADGVEVQALQGLDLLVREGELMALVGASGSGKSTLMNILAGLDTPTAGVARVAGHDLLAMTGKDRLHYRRKVVGFIWQQTSRNLLPYLTAAQNVVLPLQLAGGRRRSRARAERALELLELLQVADCRDRRPQEMSGGQQQRVAIAVALACDPAVLLADEPTGELDSHTAQQIFAAFRTANEELGTTIVIVTHDRAVATEVRRTVAIRDGRTSTEVLRRSEVDESTGHETLVAREYAMLDRAGRLQLPAEYTRTLGMRDRVALDLEEDHITVWPDDSGHS; this is encoded by the coding sequence ATGACGACGAATCCCACCCTCGCCGAACTGACCGACAAGGCGACCGCCACCCGCGATCGGCCCGCCTACGGCCACGACGCCCTCATCACCTGCGACCGTCTGGTCCGTATCTTCTCGGCGGACGGCGTGGAGGTGCAGGCCCTCCAGGGTCTCGACCTGCTCGTCCGCGAGGGCGAACTCATGGCCCTGGTGGGCGCCTCGGGCAGCGGCAAGTCCACCCTCATGAACATCCTGGCCGGCCTCGACACCCCCACTGCCGGGGTGGCCCGGGTGGCCGGCCACGACCTGCTGGCCATGACCGGGAAGGACCGCCTGCACTACCGGCGCAAAGTGGTCGGCTTCATCTGGCAGCAGACCTCCCGCAACCTGCTGCCGTATCTCACCGCGGCCCAGAACGTCGTCCTGCCCCTCCAGCTGGCGGGCGGGCGGCGCCGCTCCCGGGCCCGCGCCGAACGTGCCCTGGAGCTGCTGGAGTTGCTCCAGGTCGCCGACTGCCGGGACCGCCGCCCACAGGAGATGTCCGGCGGTCAGCAGCAGCGGGTCGCGATCGCCGTGGCCCTCGCCTGCGACCCGGCGGTACTGCTCGCCGACGAACCCACCGGCGAGCTGGACTCCCACACCGCCCAGCAGATCTTCGCCGCGTTCCGCACGGCGAACGAGGAGCTGGGCACCACGATCGTCATCGTCACCCACGACCGCGCCGTTGCCACCGAGGTCCGTCGCACGGTCGCCATCCGCGACGGCCGCACCTCCACGGAGGTCCTGCGCCGCAGCGAGGTCGACGAGAGCACCGGCCACGAGACGTTGGTGGCCCGCGAGTACGCGATGCTCGACCGGGCCGGCCGCCTCCAGCTGCCTGCCGAGTACACGAGGACCCTGGGCATGCGTGACCGGGTGGCGCTGGATCTGGAGGAGGACCACATCACCGTTTGGCCGGACGACAGCGGGCACAGCTGA
- a CDS encoding ABC transporter ATP-binding protein gives MSRVVAETMVRVENVHKSYGQGAAAVHALRGVSFDIPRGEIVALKGRSGSGKTTLLNIVGGLDTPDRGRVTVDGLDLSELGEDGLLALRRDRVGFVFQSFGLIPILTAAENVGVPMRMRRTEVREREERVELLLSLVGLADHAAQRPGELSGGQQQRVAIARALANNPSLLIADEPTGQLDAETGHAVMELLRAVVRSEHVTALVATHDATLLDLADRVLELRDGEIRDATREQAESSPVM, from the coding sequence ATGAGCCGGGTCGTCGCCGAGACCATGGTGCGCGTCGAGAACGTCCACAAGTCGTACGGCCAGGGGGCCGCCGCCGTCCATGCCCTGCGCGGTGTGTCGTTCGACATCCCGCGCGGGGAGATCGTCGCGCTCAAAGGGCGGTCGGGCTCCGGGAAGACCACTCTGCTGAACATCGTCGGCGGCCTCGACACACCGGACCGGGGGCGTGTCACCGTGGACGGTCTCGACCTTTCGGAGCTCGGCGAGGACGGCCTGCTGGCGCTGCGGCGGGACCGGGTCGGCTTCGTGTTCCAGTCCTTCGGCCTCATCCCGATCCTGACGGCGGCGGAGAACGTGGGTGTGCCGATGCGCATGCGCCGGACCGAGGTACGGGAGCGTGAGGAGCGGGTCGAGCTGCTGCTGTCCCTGGTGGGCCTCGCCGACCACGCGGCCCAGCGGCCCGGCGAGCTCTCCGGTGGCCAGCAGCAGCGGGTCGCCATCGCCCGCGCCCTGGCCAACAACCCCTCGTTGCTGATCGCCGACGAGCCCACCGGCCAGCTGGACGCGGAGACCGGCCATGCGGTGATGGAGCTGCTGCGGGCGGTGGTGCGCAGCGAGCACGTCACCGCGCTGGTGGCCACGCACGACGCGACGCTGCTCGACCTGGCCGACCGGGTGCTGGAACTGCGCGACGGGGAGATACGGGACGCGACGAGGGAGCAGGCCGAGTCGTCACCCGTCATGTGA
- a CDS encoding LamG-like jellyroll fold domain-containing protein: MSSASSADSSARRRASAAAALALGAGLLAAPAAPAQAAETPPPTARYTFDEDDLASGRITDSSGNGLTASLVNGSTARTVEGRDGGKALALPGGAPTSDGAYVRLPRGVVGDATDLTVSARVKWGDDTSSWQRIFDLGTGTTKYLFTTPSHNGGVLRTAVTTGGGGAESQVSGYAALPAGAWRTVTVTLDTAAGQVTTYLDGVAVSFSATTVKAKDLLDGSATAAGYIGRSFHPDPLLKGAIDDFTVWHSALSAEQVAGMVGDVPTLQALSRTSFEVRTTAATAPPLPSAVRSTYSDGYDRDTPIVWDAVPSDKYARPGTFTTAGTAAGRRVTATVTVVREGELTVDLGSDTGAFHGGASGTLYGVYGPDVPTNNLIEGMGLRTVSTKAQDGPQHPGADALEVVGPLADSTDGDVYIYMTDIHRGFPYEWPGATPAEKVKLYEEKIAKQVDQVLRLPKRYQDNIVFVPFNEPEGNMFGTGEWSYDKVSWLNSPDAFLAAWDSSYRLIKGRMPDARIAGPNTSILYDQVKGFLTHTLAAGTLPDVITWHELSHPDAVRAGVTKYRTWERALFEGTNREGTRLPVNINEYAFNYHTSVPGQMIQWVSAIEESKVDADIAYWNIDGNLSDSAVQSNRGNGQWWLLHSYASMSGHTVTVDPPFPGRNYTMQGVATLDEKKKQARLLFGGSAGKGHITFAGIPEKVFGTSVHAWIREIEWSGQVGDSSGPKLLAETNLEVGADGSVSADFGDGTLPALKESSAYEIVLSPAGTAKDVQSAPVRWQGSYEAEDAAHTGSGYSKNGPEGSTGDVSKFYTSGGYDVGGLRTGSDVTLDFTVDVPEDGSYDLSVFANSLNTFDKVQEQGPTNVFLRVDGAAAGEQELYLPLGYKWVVWDHSDTEVRLTKGKHTLTLAARSLDGKRATKGDAIVDRLTLSLPDASAHTQVYEGELAWLGGGARPVYDLPEPAATGSGAARLPKKGTATFWVYSPADREATLTIDTLAGTDGRVSVNGQDVLRLGKRKNSAAVSLSGGVNKVTVSGGSGITLVDRLTVTPTEGTLRTRTYEAQDAALTGSAALSPLSLATGGTAISGIGGDPGNGNTATFTVTADQPGLHALRIRYANPEQSPATHYNPDPLTRHADLTVNGGQTRRVFFPHTFHQNNFWELTVPVELAKGRNTLTFRSEELPDFDGTTYASDTFPGVLLRSRYAPLIDRIAVAPYAREVR, from the coding sequence ATGTCATCCGCGTCATCCGCTGACAGTTCAGCCCGCCGCCGGGCCTCCGCCGCCGCGGCCCTGGCCCTCGGCGCGGGTCTGCTCGCCGCACCGGCCGCCCCCGCGCAGGCGGCGGAGACGCCCCCGCCCACGGCCCGCTACACCTTCGACGAGGACGACCTCGCCTCCGGAAGGATCACCGACAGTTCCGGCAACGGCCTGACGGCGAGTCTGGTCAACGGCTCCACCGCACGGACCGTCGAAGGCAGGGACGGCGGCAAGGCGCTCGCCCTGCCCGGCGGGGCCCCCACCTCCGACGGCGCCTACGTGCGCCTGCCCCGGGGAGTGGTCGGCGACGCGACCGACCTGACGGTGTCCGCCCGCGTGAAGTGGGGCGACGACACATCGTCCTGGCAGCGGATCTTCGACCTGGGCACCGGCACCACGAAGTACCTCTTCACCACCCCGTCCCACAACGGCGGCGTGCTGCGCACCGCCGTGACGACCGGCGGAGGCGGCGCGGAGTCGCAGGTCTCCGGATACGCGGCGCTCCCGGCCGGCGCCTGGCGCACCGTCACGGTCACCCTCGACACCGCCGCCGGACAGGTCACCACCTACCTCGACGGCGTGGCGGTCTCCTTCTCGGCGACGACCGTCAAGGCCAAGGACCTGCTGGACGGTTCGGCCACCGCCGCCGGCTACATCGGAAGGTCCTTCCACCCGGATCCGCTCCTCAAGGGCGCGATCGACGACTTCACGGTATGGCACTCGGCGCTCAGCGCCGAGCAGGTGGCGGGTATGGTCGGTGACGTCCCCACGCTTCAGGCACTGTCGCGGACGTCCTTCGAGGTCCGGACCACCGCCGCAACGGCCCCGCCCCTCCCCTCAGCGGTCCGCTCCACCTACTCCGACGGCTACGACCGCGACACCCCGATCGTCTGGGACGCCGTACCGTCGGACAAGTACGCCCGGCCCGGCACGTTCACGACGGCAGGCACGGCGGCCGGGCGCCGGGTGACGGCGACCGTCACCGTGGTCCGCGAAGGCGAACTCACCGTCGACCTGGGCTCGGACACCGGCGCCTTCCACGGCGGCGCCTCCGGCACCCTCTACGGCGTGTACGGACCCGACGTCCCCACCAACAACCTCATCGAGGGCATGGGTCTGCGCACCGTCTCCACCAAGGCACAGGACGGTCCCCAGCATCCGGGTGCCGACGCCCTGGAGGTGGTCGGGCCACTGGCCGACTCCACCGACGGTGACGTGTACATCTACATGACCGACATCCACCGTGGGTTCCCGTACGAGTGGCCGGGCGCCACCCCCGCGGAGAAGGTCAAGCTGTACGAGGAGAAGATCGCCAAACAGGTCGACCAGGTGCTCCGGCTGCCGAAGCGGTATCAGGACAACATCGTCTTCGTGCCGTTCAACGAGCCCGAGGGCAACATGTTCGGCACCGGTGAGTGGAGCTACGACAAGGTCAGCTGGCTGAACTCCCCCGACGCCTTCCTCGCCGCCTGGGACTCCTCGTACCGGCTCATCAAGGGCCGGATGCCCGACGCCCGCATCGCCGGCCCCAACACCAGCATCCTGTACGACCAGGTGAAGGGCTTCCTCACGCACACCCTCGCCGCCGGCACACTCCCGGACGTGATCACCTGGCACGAACTGAGCCACCCGGATGCCGTACGCGCCGGCGTCACCAAATACCGGACGTGGGAGCGGGCCCTGTTCGAGGGAACCAACCGTGAGGGCACCCGACTCCCCGTCAACATCAACGAGTACGCCTTCAACTACCACACCTCCGTCCCCGGCCAGATGATCCAGTGGGTCTCCGCGATCGAGGAGTCCAAGGTGGACGCCGACATCGCCTACTGGAACATCGACGGCAACCTTTCCGACTCCGCCGTCCAGTCCAACCGCGGCAACGGCCAGTGGTGGCTGCTGCATTCCTACGCCTCCATGAGCGGCCACACCGTCACGGTCGACCCGCCGTTCCCCGGCCGGAACTACACCATGCAGGGCGTCGCCACCCTCGACGAGAAGAAGAAGCAGGCCCGGCTGCTCTTCGGCGGCTCCGCCGGCAAGGGCCACATCACCTTCGCCGGCATCCCGGAAAAGGTCTTCGGCACGAGCGTCCACGCCTGGATCCGCGAGATCGAGTGGAGCGGGCAGGTCGGCGACAGCTCCGGCCCGAAGCTGCTCGCGGAAACGAATCTCGAGGTCGGCGCCGACGGCAGCGTGTCCGCCGACTTCGGCGACGGAACACTGCCTGCGCTCAAGGAGTCCTCGGCGTACGAGATCGTTCTCAGCCCGGCCGGCACGGCGAAGGACGTACAGTCCGCACCCGTGCGCTGGCAGGGCTCGTACGAGGCCGAGGACGCCGCACACACCGGCTCCGGCTACTCGAAGAACGGCCCCGAGGGGTCGACGGGCGACGTGTCGAAGTTCTACACGTCCGGCGGCTACGACGTGGGCGGCCTGCGCACCGGCTCGGACGTCACGCTCGACTTCACCGTGGACGTGCCCGAAGACGGCAGCTACGACCTGAGCGTCTTCGCCAACTCCCTCAACACCTTCGACAAGGTCCAGGAGCAGGGTCCCACCAACGTGTTCCTGCGGGTGGACGGCGCTGCGGCCGGCGAGCAGGAGCTGTACCTGCCGCTCGGCTACAAGTGGGTGGTGTGGGACCACAGCGACACCGAGGTCAGGCTCACCAAGGGCAAGCACACCCTGACGCTCGCCGCGAGGAGCCTCGACGGCAAGCGCGCCACCAAGGGCGACGCCATCGTGGACCGGCTGACCCTGTCCCTGCCGGACGCCTCCGCCCACACGCAGGTGTACGAGGGTGAACTGGCCTGGCTCGGCGGCGGGGCGCGCCCCGTCTACGACCTGCCCGAGCCGGCGGCCACCGGCTCGGGCGCCGCCCGGCTGCCGAAGAAGGGAACCGCCACCTTCTGGGTCTACTCCCCCGCCGACCGCGAAGCGACCCTCACGATCGACACCCTCGCCGGCACGGACGGCCGTGTCTCCGTCAACGGCCAGGACGTCCTGCGTCTGGGCAAGCGCAAGAACAGCGCCGCCGTCTCCCTCTCCGGCGGCGTCAACAAGGTGACGGTGAGCGGCGGTTCGGGCATCACCCTCGTCGACCGCCTCACGGTCACCCCGACCGAGGGCACCCTCAGGACGCGCACGTACGAGGCCCAGGACGCCGCGCTCACCGGATCGGCCGCCCTCAGTCCCCTCTCCCTGGCCACCGGCGGCACCGCGATCAGCGGCATCGGCGGCGACCCGGGCAACGGCAACACCGCCACGTTCACCGTCACCGCGGACCAGCCGGGCCTGCACGCACTGCGCATCCGCTACGCCAACCCCGAACAGTCCCCGGCCACCCACTACAACCCGGACCCGCTCACCCGTCACGCCGACCTCACCGTCAACGGCGGCCAGACGCGGCGGGTCTTCTTCCCGCACACCTTCCACCAGAACAACTTCTGGGAGCTGACCGTCCCCGTCGAACTCGCGAAGGGACGGAACACACTCACCTTCCGCTCCGAAGAACTGCCCGACTTCGACGGCACCACCTACGCCTCGGACACCTTCCCCGGCGTGCTGCTCCGCTCCCGGTACGCGCCGTTGATCGACCGGATCGCCGTCGCGCCGTACGCGAGAGAGGTGCGATGA
- a CDS encoding alpha/beta fold hydrolase, translated as MTAVVLVHGLYHRPAHFALVAERLRTAGTEVLAPELHRGSLAADTAAVQAVVDSLPDPPTVLGHSYGGSVITGLRGVGHLVYLAAFVPDVGESAAGLGGASPQLQDAIDLEPDGSTSLHPGRAADTLYGDCPEPLAAWAVGLLRAQAPGCGRGIPEHHSWKHTPSTYVVCGQDRALDPVLQRRMASRCTDARVWQTGHCPFVGRPGLVIELLQELLAAAPDQPGGGCATAP; from the coding sequence TTGACCGCCGTGGTGCTCGTGCATGGCCTGTATCACCGTCCCGCACACTTCGCCCTGGTGGCCGAACGCCTGCGGACCGCGGGAACCGAGGTCCTCGCTCCCGAGCTCCACCGGGGCTCACTGGCCGCCGACACGGCCGCGGTGCAGGCTGTCGTCGACTCGCTGCCGGATCCTCCCACCGTGCTCGGCCACTCCTACGGCGGGTCGGTGATCACCGGGCTGCGCGGGGTGGGACATCTGGTCTACCTGGCGGCCTTCGTGCCGGACGTCGGTGAGAGCGCGGCCGGTCTGGGTGGTGCGTCCCCGCAGCTCCAGGACGCGATCGACCTCGAGCCCGACGGCTCGACCAGCCTGCACCCCGGCCGGGCCGCCGACACCCTCTACGGAGACTGTCCCGAACCTCTCGCCGCCTGGGCGGTCGGCCTGCTGCGGGCGCAGGCCCCCGGCTGCGGGCGAGGCATTCCGGAGCATCACAGCTGGAAGCACACTCCCTCCACCTACGTCGTCTGCGGGCAGGACCGGGCCCTCGACCCGGTCCTGCAGCGGAGGATGGCCTCTCGCTGTACCGACGCGCGCGTGTGGCAGACGGGCCACTGCCCGTTCGTAGGACGGCCGGGTCTCGTCATCGAGCTCCTGCAGGAACTGCTCGCCGCCGCCCCGGATCAGCCCGGCGGAGGATGCGCAACCGCTCCTTGA
- a CDS encoding alpha-L-fucosidase gives MPSGKVSRRTLLGAAGAAVAATTLPVIPALSPLLAEAAAADPQTNLEKLVNMRFGMFNHFSLGTFTNEEWAAPNQSPALFAPTAVDCAQWAAAAAAAKMSYGILTTKHHDGFALWPSAYGTQNVANSSYKQDVVKAYCDAFRAKGLRVGLYYSIWDRTFGVEAWESRHKVTGLDITDAIQPGDMTFILGQITELLTNYGTIDMFVTDGYAWQMGQQAVSYQRIREHVKSLQPDIVMIDHGGLSVPSLGDAIYFEEPLGITAPAGNTYAATQGQTISDGWFWHPSTPTTDPMSKAAILSHLADLEPKYTSFVLNCPPNRNGKLDANIVNRLAEVGAAWSPNASRPPLPAQMLRAEHPVTPVSAYATGFHTGEGPLNAIDGLSDRGYETCWSTWGLSSALPHSITIDLGGVWSNVSTLEYLPKQWNRNNSTDGDITSYTVHTSTDGTNFTQVATGTWAGDRATKVTEWPARNVGFVRIQANAATGGYANMGGVRIGGRTAKPTLVSNVLPGDGTVYRIVNRKSGKVADVYNFGTANGTNIQQWPWLNNTAQKWTFSSTGDGYYEVRNVNSGKLMEVAGLSRVDGGNVSIWGDDDVPQQHWAVTPTGDGYYCLTNRFSGLSLNVDAGSTADGANIDQVAYHRAPEEQWQIIAV, from the coding sequence ATGCCGTCAGGAAAAGTGTCCCGGCGCACACTGCTGGGTGCCGCCGGGGCCGCCGTGGCCGCGACCACGCTGCCCGTGATCCCCGCGTTGTCGCCCCTGCTGGCCGAGGCGGCCGCCGCGGACCCGCAGACCAACCTGGAAAAGCTGGTGAACATGCGGTTCGGCATGTTCAACCACTTCAGCCTGGGCACGTTCACCAACGAGGAGTGGGCAGCCCCCAACCAGAGCCCCGCCCTGTTCGCGCCCACAGCCGTGGACTGTGCCCAGTGGGCGGCCGCCGCCGCCGCGGCGAAGATGAGCTACGGCATCCTGACGACCAAGCATCATGACGGCTTCGCCCTGTGGCCGAGCGCCTACGGCACCCAGAACGTCGCGAACAGCTCCTACAAGCAGGATGTGGTGAAGGCGTACTGCGACGCCTTCCGGGCGAAGGGGCTCAGGGTCGGGCTCTACTACTCGATATGGGACCGCACCTTCGGCGTCGAGGCGTGGGAGAGCCGGCACAAGGTGACCGGACTCGACATCACCGATGCCATCCAGCCCGGCGACATGACCTTCATCCTGGGTCAGATCACCGAACTGCTCACCAACTACGGCACCATCGACATGTTCGTCACCGACGGCTACGCATGGCAGATGGGCCAGCAGGCCGTCTCCTACCAGCGGATCCGCGAGCACGTGAAGTCGCTCCAGCCGGACATCGTCATGATCGACCACGGCGGACTGTCCGTGCCCTCCCTCGGTGACGCGATCTACTTCGAGGAGCCGTTGGGAATCACCGCGCCGGCCGGAAACACCTACGCCGCAACGCAGGGACAGACGATCAGCGACGGATGGTTCTGGCATCCGTCCACGCCCACCACCGACCCCATGAGCAAGGCGGCGATCCTGTCGCACCTGGCGGACCTGGAACCGAAGTACACCTCATTCGTCCTCAACTGCCCGCCCAACCGCAACGGCAAGCTGGACGCCAACATCGTCAACCGACTCGCCGAAGTCGGGGCGGCATGGAGCCCCAACGCCTCCCGCCCGCCACTGCCCGCCCAGATGCTCCGCGCCGAACACCCCGTGACCCCCGTCAGCGCCTACGCCACCGGCTTCCACACCGGCGAGGGACCGCTCAACGCCATCGACGGGCTGAGCGACAGGGGCTACGAGACCTGCTGGTCCACGTGGGGACTGTCCTCGGCGCTGCCTCACTCGATCACGATCGACCTTGGCGGGGTGTGGAGCAATGTCTCCACCCTGGAGTACCTGCCCAAACAGTGGAACCGCAATAACTCCACCGACGGCGACATCACCTCGTACACCGTCCACACCAGCACCGACGGCACGAACTTCACCCAGGTCGCCACCGGCACCTGGGCCGGCGACCGCGCCACCAAGGTGACCGAATGGCCCGCCCGGAACGTGGGTTTCGTGCGGATCCAGGCGAACGCGGCCACCGGCGGCTACGCCAACATGGGCGGCGTCAGGATCGGTGGCCGGACAGCCAAGCCGACCCTGGTGTCGAATGTCCTGCCGGGCGACGGCACGGTCTACCGCATCGTCAACCGCAAGAGCGGCAAAGTCGCCGACGTGTACAACTTCGGCACCGCCAACGGCACCAACATCCAACAATGGCCATGGCTGAACAACACCGCGCAGAAGTGGACCTTCAGCTCCACCGGCGACGGCTACTACGAAGTCAGGAACGTGAACAGCGGCAAGCTGATGGAGGTGGCCGGCCTCTCGCGGGTGGACGGCGGCAACGTGTCCATCTGGGGAGACGACGACGTCCCCCAGCAGCACTGGGCGGTCACCCCGACCGGTGACGGCTATTACTGCCTCACCAACCGGTTCAGCGGACTGTCACTCAACGTCGACGCGGGCTCGACCGCCGACGGGGCCAACATCGACCAGGTCGCGTATCACCGCGCGCCTGAGGAGCAGTGGCAGATCATCGCCGTCTGA